The following proteins are co-located in the Microcebus murinus isolate Inina chromosome 21, M.murinus_Inina_mat1.0, whole genome shotgun sequence genome:
- the SYNPO gene encoding synaptopodin isoform X1 translates to MEGYSEEASLLRHLERVASEEEEVPLVVYLKENAALLTANGLHLSQNREAQQSPPTPPAAEVHSPAADVNQNLSSPSATLTTPASNSSHNLPATDVNQNPPATVAPQSLPLASAQQNSPEARLPANGSVPDAKPSTLCADGQAQGPGAEVRSSSLLIDKVSAPPPATSTFSREATLIPGAGAPAPDFMSSSLLIDVQPHGLMVSAEQELSGRTTATTPTKVYSEVHFTLAKPPSVVNRTARPFGVQAPGGTSQMERSPMIERRHFGEKASAPQPPSVADRSPRPQRHMMSHSPMVERRLVGQRSPASERRPVGSFAPPPTYAETLSTAPPASRVRSPPSYSALYPSSDPKPSHLKGQAAPASKTGILEESMARRGNRKAMFTFVEKPKVTPNPDLLDLVQTADEKRRQRDQGEVGVEEEPFALGAEASNFQQEPAPRDRASPAAAEEAVPEWASCLKSPRIQAKPKPKPNQNLSEASGKGAELYARRQSRMEKYVIESSGPTELARCPSPTMSLPSSWKYSTNAPGAFRVASRSPARTPPASLYHGYLPENGVLRPEPTKQQPPYQLRPSLFVLSPIKEPAKASPRATSPRAASPRAASPAKPSSLDLAPSLPKAGLPPSPALPRPSRSSLGLCTSPGQDGLQPTAVSPPYSGDISPVSPSRAWPPRAKQAPRPSFSTRNAGIEAQDRRESRPTSPPWTPGASRPPSSLDGWVSPGPWEPGRASSMSSPPPLPPPPPMSPSWSERSVSPLRPETEARPPSRQLQALLARNIINAARRKSASPRPAGAESLRPFSPPTAPPPPPPPPRMRSPQPARPGPASAPGAAFAPIPRSPLPAGPSPCAGPRSPLPVPPRPFLYRRSPTDSDVSLDSEDSGAKSPGILGYNICPRGWNGSLRLKRGSLPAEASCTT, encoded by the exons ATGGAGGGCTACTCAGAGGAGGCCAGCTTGCTGCGGCACCTGGAGAGGGTggccagtgaggaggaggaggtgccacTGGTGGTTTATCTGAAGGAGAACGCAGCCCTGCTGACGGCCAATGGGCTCCACCTGTCCCAGAACCGGGAGGCCCAGCAGTCCCCGCCGACCCCACCTGCAGCCGAGGTCCACAGTCCAGCCGCAGATGTCAACCAAAACCTCTCCTCGCCCAGCGCCACCCTCACCACACCAGCTTCTAACAGCAGCCACAACCTGCCGGCCACCGACGTCAATCAGAACCCCCCGGCAACTGTCGCCCCGCAGAGCCTGCCTCTTGCTAGCGCCCAACAGAATTCCCCAGAGGCCCGCCTCCCGGCGAACGGCTCGGTGCCGGATGCCAAACCCAGCACGCTGTGTGCCGACGGGCAAGCCCAGGGGCCAGGAGCGGAGGTGAGATCCAGCAGCCTCCTCATCGACAAGGTGTCAGCTCCACCTCCCGCCACCAGCACCTTCTCCAGGGAAGCCACGCTTATTCCTGGCGCTGGGGCCCCAGCCCCGGATTTCATGTCCAGCTCCCTACTCATCGACGTCCAGCCCCACGGCCTCATGGTGTCAGCAGAACAGGAGCTGTCTGGGCGGACAACTGCCACCACGCCCACCAAGGTGTACAGTGAGGTCCACTTCACCCTGGCCAAGCCCCCCTCCGTGGTCAACAGGACGGCCAGGCCTTTCGGGGTCCAGGCGCCAGGGGGCACCAGCCAGATGGAGCGCAGCCCCATGATAGAGAGACGACATTTTGGGGAGAAGGCCTCGGCTCCTCAGCCCCCCAGCGTGGCAGACAGGAGCCCCCGGCCACAGAGACACATGATGTCCCACAGCCCCATGGTGGAAAGGAGGCTGGTGGGGCAGCGCAGCCCAGCCTCCGAGAGACGCCCTGTGGGGAGCTTCGCCCCGCCCCCCACCTACGCTGAGACTTTGTCCACAGCCCCTCCGGCTTCCCGGGTCCGGTCCCCCCCGTCTTATTCTGCCTTGTACCCCAGCTCTGACCCCAAGCCTTCTCATCTGAAGGGCCAGGCGGCCCCTGCCAGCAAGACGGGCATTCTGGAGGAGTCGATGGCCCGCCGGGGCAACCGGAAAGCCATGTTCACCTTCGTGGAGAAGCCCAAGGTGACCCCCAACCCAGACCTGCTGGATCTGGTGCAGACGGCCGACGAGAAGCGGAGGCAGAGAGACCAGGGGGAGGTGGGCGTGGAGGAAGAGCCCTTCGCGCTGGGGGCTGAGGCCTCCAACTTCCAGCAGGAGCCAGCACCCCGGGACAGGGCCAGCCCCGCAGCAGCTGAGGAGGCCGTCCCGGAGTGGGCCTCGTGCCTGAAGTCGCCCCGAATCCAGGCCAAGCCAAAGCCCAAACCCAACCAGAACCTCTCCGAGGCCTCCGGGAAGGGGGCTGAGCTCTACGCCCGCCGCCAGTCGCGGATGGAGAAATACGTCATCGAGTCTTCAGGCCCCACGGAGCTGGCCCGCTGCCCTTCGCCCACCATGTCCCTGCCTTCATCCTGGAAATACTCCACGAACGCCCCCGGGGCCTTCCGAGTGGCCTCCCGAAGCCCAGCTCGGACCCCGCCTGCCTCCCTCTACCACGGGTACCTGCCCGAGAACGGGGTCCTGCGCCCGGAGCCCACCAAGCAGCAGCCGCCGTACCAGCTGCGGCCCTCGCTCTTTGTGCTCTCGCCCATCAAGGAGCCTGCCAAGGCCTCGCCCAGGGCCACCTCGCCCAGGGCCGCCTCGCCCAGGGCCGCCTCGCCTGCCAAGCCCAGCTCCCTGGACctggcgcccagcctgcccaagGCGGGCCTCCCTCCCTCGCCTGCCCTGCCTCGGCCCTCCcgctcctccctgggcctctgcacCTCGCCCGGCCAGGACGGCCTCCAGCCCACTGCCGTGAGCCCTCCCTACAGCGGCGACATCTCCCCCGTGTCTCCCTCCAGGGCGTGGCCTCCCCGAGCCAAGCAGGCGCCCAGGCCCTCCTTCTCTACCCGGAACGCCGGGATCGAGGCTCAG GACCGCCGGGAGAGCAGGCCCACCTCCCCGCCCTGGACGCCGGGCGCGTCCCGGCCGCCCAGCAGCCTCGACGGCTGGGTGAGCCCGGGGCCGTGGGAGCCGGGCCGCGCGAGCAGCATGAGCAGCcccccgccgctgccgccgccgccgcccatGTCCCCGTCGTGGAGCGAGCGCTCCGTGTCCCCGCTGCGACCCGAGACCGAGGCGCGGCCCCCCAGCCGCCAGCTGCAGGCGCTGCTGGCGCGCAACATCATCAACGCGGCCCGGCGCAAGAGCGCCTccccgcggccggcgggcgccgAGAGCCTGCGGCCCTTCTCCCCGCCgaccgcgccgccgccgccgccgccgccgccgcgcatGCGCTCGCCGCAGCCCGCGCGCCCGGGCCCGGCCTCGGCGCCGGGGGCAGCTTTCGCCCCGATCCCGCGGAGCCCGCTGCCCGCCGGGCCTTCGCCCTGCGCCGGTCCCCGGAGCCCGCTGCCCGTGCCGCCCAGGCCCTTCCTGTACCGCCGCTCGCCCACGGACTCCGACGTCTCCCTCGACTCCGAGGACTCCGGGGCCAAGTCGCCCGGCATCCTCGGCTATAACATCTGCCCCCGCGGCTGGAACGGCAGCCTGCGGCTCAAGCGTGGCAGCCTCCCCGCCGAGGCCTCCTGCACCACCtaa